A genomic region of Exiguobacterium sp. Helios contains the following coding sequences:
- the tkt gene encoding transketolase: MIVLTNMTTVELLAVNTIRTLSIDAVQKANSGHPGMPMGAAPMAFTLWADHMNHNPKNPEWFNRDRFVLSAGHGSMLLYSLLHLSGYDLAMDDLKSFRQWNSKTPGHPEYRHTAGVDATTGPLGQGIAMAVGMAMAERHLEAKYNRDELNVVDHFTYGICGDGDLMEGVSAEAASLAGHLGLGKLVVLYDSNDISLDGDLDKSFSENVQQRFEAYNWQVIRVEDGTDLDSISKAIEAAKAETTKPTLIEVKTVIGFGSPNKSGKSASHGAPLGDAEIKLTKASYVWDHEEFYVPEEVKDLFEERIVKRGADTEAAWTEKMEQYKAAHPELHAELVQAINNELPSNWEADLPTYDLTSKKATRQTSGEVLNALAKNIPSIFGGSADLAGSNNTMLKGEADFDIDPSGRNIWFGVREFAMAAAVNGMALHGGVIPYGATFFVFSDYLRPAVRLAALMGIQSIFVLTHDSIAVGEDGPTHEPVEHLMSFRAMPNLTVYRPADGKETIAAWKTAVQSTNKPTLLVMTRQGLPELEGTTVEGAEKGGYVIAGDINKADTILMGTGSEVHLLVEAQKELGETAAVVSLPSWELFEAQSAEYKESVLPKRITKRLAIEAGASLGWYKYVGTEGQVIGIDRFGASAPGDLLLKEYGMSVENVLNTVKQLG, from the coding sequence ATGATTGTTTTGACGAACATGACAACAGTAGAATTATTAGCAGTAAATACGATTCGTACCTTATCAATTGATGCAGTACAAAAAGCGAACTCGGGTCACCCGGGAATGCCGATGGGTGCAGCACCGATGGCATTTACATTATGGGCGGATCATATGAACCATAACCCTAAAAATCCAGAATGGTTCAACCGTGACCGTTTTGTACTTTCAGCAGGACACGGTTCAATGCTTCTCTACTCACTCCTCCATTTATCAGGTTATGATCTCGCGATGGATGACTTGAAGTCATTCCGTCAATGGAACTCAAAAACACCGGGTCACCCGGAATACCGTCACACAGCAGGTGTCGATGCGACGACTGGTCCACTCGGACAAGGCATTGCGATGGCTGTCGGTATGGCGATGGCAGAACGTCACTTGGAAGCAAAATACAACCGTGACGAGTTAAACGTCGTCGATCACTTCACATACGGGATTTGCGGAGACGGTGACTTAATGGAAGGTGTTTCGGCAGAAGCGGCATCACTTGCAGGACATTTAGGTCTTGGCAAATTGGTTGTTCTGTATGATTCAAACGATATCTCGCTCGATGGCGATCTCGATAAATCATTCTCAGAAAACGTTCAACAACGTTTTGAAGCATACAACTGGCAAGTCATCCGTGTCGAAGACGGAACGGATCTTGATTCGATTTCAAAAGCAATCGAAGCAGCAAAAGCTGAAACAACAAAACCGACATTGATTGAAGTGAAAACAGTCATCGGATTTGGTTCACCAAACAAATCAGGTAAATCGGCTTCACACGGTGCACCACTCGGAGATGCGGAAATCAAGTTGACGAAAGCAAGCTACGTTTGGGATCACGAAGAATTCTACGTCCCGGAAGAAGTCAAAGACTTGTTCGAAGAACGCATTGTCAAACGTGGTGCTGATACAGAAGCAGCATGGACTGAGAAAATGGAACAATACAAAGCGGCGCATCCAGAATTGCATGCTGAACTTGTTCAAGCCATCAACAACGAATTGCCAAGCAACTGGGAAGCAGACCTGCCAACATATGATCTGACATCGAAAAAAGCGACACGTCAGACAAGTGGTGAAGTCTTGAACGCTCTTGCGAAAAACATCCCGTCAATCTTCGGTGGTTCAGCTGACTTAGCAGGATCAAACAACACGATGCTCAAAGGCGAAGCTGACTTCGACATCGATCCAAGCGGCCGTAACATCTGGTTTGGTGTGCGTGAGTTTGCGATGGCAGCAGCTGTCAACGGTATGGCGTTACACGGTGGTGTCATTCCTTACGGTGCGACATTCTTCGTATTCTCGGATTACCTCCGTCCTGCAGTTCGTTTAGCAGCGTTGATGGGTATCCAGTCGATTTTCGTCCTGACACATGACTCGATTGCTGTTGGTGAAGATGGTCCAACACACGAGCCGGTTGAACACTTGATGAGTTTCCGTGCGATGCCGAACTTGACAGTTTACCGTCCGGCAGATGGGAAAGAAACGATTGCCGCATGGAAAACAGCCGTTCAATCAACAAACAAACCGACACTTCTCGTCATGACACGTCAAGGATTACCTGAACTTGAAGGTACGACGGTTGAAGGCGCTGAAAAAGGCGGATACGTCATTGCGGGTGACATCAACAAAGCGGATACAATCTTAATGGGAACAGGTTCTGAAGTGCATCTGTTAGTCGAAGCACAAAAAGAACTTGGCGAAACGGCAGCAGTCGTTTCACTTCCATCATGGGAATTGTTTGAAGCGCAATCAGCAGAATACAAAGAATCAGTTTTACCAAAACGCATCACGAAGCGTCTTGCGATTGAAGCCGGTGCTTCACTCGGTTGGTATAAATATGTAGGAACAGAAGGACAAGTCATCGGAATCGATCGCTTTGGTGCTTCGGCTCCTGGAGATCTTCTGTTAAAAGAGTACGGCATGTCTGTCGAAAATGTCTTGAACACAGTCAAGCAACTCGGTTAA
- a CDS encoding YneF family protein, translating to MATWIWILIALLCLVAGVALGFYIARRYMMNYLEQNPPINEDMIKTLMMQMGQKPSQKKVNQVMRSMSGSMKSPKK from the coding sequence TTGGCTACATGGATTTGGATTTTAATTGCCCTTCTTTGCTTGGTAGCTGGTGTCGCCCTTGGTTTTTATATCGCTCGTCGATACATGATGAACTATTTGGAGCAAAACCCACCAATCAACGAAGATATGATTAAGACATTGATGATGCAAATGGGTCAAAAGCCATCACAAAAGAAAGTCAACCAAGTGATGCGTTCAATGAGTGGTTCAATGAAATCACCGAAAAAATAA
- a CDS encoding ABC transporter transmembrane domain-containing protein — protein sequence MGVFRKLSWFFRLEWKAYSLGIIALIFVAGLELIPPKVIGSTVNGLSEGSLTKNDLWKLVATLVLIGVSTYVIRYFWRFYIFGASIRLGRLLRSQLYGHFSDLDQSFYKKYRSGDLMAHATNDVQAVSMTAGAGILTLVDSVTMGSFVIITMITTISWKLTLVSLLPMPLMVYLTSRYGKMLHSRFHDAQEAFSDLNDKVAESVSGVRVLKATGEVESDVGTFTSLSDDVVQKNRRVAKIDALFDPTIFGLVGLSYIIAVGYGAYLLQQGEIRIGDIVSFTTYLGLLTWPMLAFGWLFNIVERGRASYDRIERMLAIEPEIKDAKEAATTVSSADLQVAIDRFVYETQPVLVNIHVTLTPGRTLGIVGRTGAGKSTFVRLLSREYDVKYGSIAIGGQDVKQLTRETVRKQVAIVPQDHFLFSASIADNIAFAKPDASMEEIMEAARIAAVHEDILGFTEGYATMVGERGVTLSGGQKQRISIARALLADCPILVLDDALSAVDAKTEEAIIEHFRTADNEQSQIIVAHRLSAVSHTDEIIVLDAGRIIERGTHDELLARDGWYKETYDRQQLESLVEQGGGTLES from the coding sequence ATGGGAGTCTTCAGGAAACTGAGTTGGTTTTTCCGACTCGAATGGAAAGCATACAGTTTAGGCATCATTGCTTTAATTTTTGTTGCCGGACTGGAACTGATTCCGCCGAAAGTAATCGGTTCGACGGTCAACGGACTGAGCGAAGGCAGTTTGACGAAAAATGATTTATGGAAACTGGTCGCGACACTGGTGTTGATCGGGGTATCGACCTATGTGATTCGTTATTTTTGGCGGTTTTACATCTTCGGAGCGTCGATCCGGCTCGGCCGGTTGTTGCGAAGTCAGCTATATGGTCATTTTTCGGACCTGGATCAATCATTTTACAAGAAGTACCGCAGCGGGGATTTGATGGCTCATGCGACGAATGATGTACAAGCCGTCTCGATGACGGCAGGAGCCGGTATTTTGACACTCGTCGATTCCGTGACGATGGGCAGTTTCGTCATCATCACGATGATTACGACGATCAGTTGGAAACTGACGCTTGTTTCGTTGTTACCGATGCCGCTGATGGTTTATTTGACGTCACGGTACGGGAAGATGCTGCACTCCCGATTCCACGATGCGCAGGAAGCTTTTTCGGATTTGAATGACAAGGTCGCAGAAAGCGTCAGCGGAGTCCGCGTCTTGAAAGCAACAGGGGAAGTTGAATCGGATGTCGGAACGTTTACTTCGTTATCTGATGATGTCGTTCAAAAAAACCGCCGGGTCGCGAAAATCGATGCCTTATTTGATCCGACGATTTTCGGTTTGGTCGGCTTATCTTATATCATTGCCGTCGGATACGGCGCGTATTTATTACAGCAAGGGGAAATTCGGATCGGGGACATCGTGTCCTTCACTACATATTTGGGATTACTGACGTGGCCGATGCTTGCGTTCGGCTGGTTGTTTAATATCGTCGAACGGGGACGGGCTTCGTACGACCGGATTGAACGGATGCTTGCAATCGAACCGGAAATCAAGGATGCGAAAGAAGCGGCGACGACGGTTTCGTCCGCTGATTTACAAGTCGCGATTGATCGGTTTGTATATGAGACACAACCTGTGCTTGTGAACATTCACGTGACATTGACACCCGGACGGACACTTGGAATCGTTGGTCGGACCGGTGCCGGAAAATCGACGTTCGTTCGTCTGTTATCACGCGAATACGATGTCAAATACGGTTCGATTGCGATTGGCGGACAGGACGTCAAACAATTGACGCGGGAAACGGTCCGCAAGCAGGTTGCAATCGTTCCGCAGGATCATTTCCTGTTCTCTGCTTCGATTGCTGATAATATCGCCTTTGCGAAACCGGATGCATCGATGGAAGAAATCATGGAAGCTGCACGGATTGCTGCCGTTCACGAGGATATTCTCGGCTTTACGGAAGGCTATGCGACGATGGTCGGGGAACGGGGTGTCACATTATCCGGCGGTCAGAAACAACGGATTTCGATTGCCAGGGCGTTACTCGCGGATTGTCCGATTCTGGTATTGGATGATGCCTTGTCGGCGGTTGATGCCAAGACGGAGGAAGCGATCATCGAACACTTCCGGACAGCGGATAACGAACAGTCACAAATCATTGTCGCCCACCGTCTGTCGGCGGTTTCGCATACCGATGAGATCATCGTCCTCGATGCGGGTCGAATCATTGAACGGGGAACACACGATGAACTGCTTGCCCGTGACGGTTGGTATAAAGAAACCTACGACCGTCAGCAACTCGAATCACTCGTCGAACAGGGAGGTGGAACGCTTGAATCATGA
- a CDS encoding ABC transporter ATP-binding protein, producing MNHDINEKAVLRRLLGFVKPFKKQVLVAFLLLLVTTGAKLGGPYLVKIFIDDYVAVGNYPVQEVALLFGVYLLLHTTGIVVDYLQAFEFQKIALKVIQRLRIDVFRHVMHLRLGYFDRTPAGVLVSRITNDTEAIKELYIGVLSTFVQSGVQLIGTYLFLYLLEPRLATIALVLLPLFYFIIWIYRRYSTKYYAEVRDLLSKINGQLNESINGMAIIQQFRQEKRLMAEFEETNIAHQNGRYKNLKLDSWLLRPIIELMLALTIASLITYFGVLSFSQTVQVGVVYAFISYMERIFQPVQQIMQRLSEFQQAVVSADRVFKVLDTDEPEPAKTIAGDADITEGHIVFDNVRFSYDGEKEVLKGISFEAKKGQTIALVGQTGSGKSSIINILMRFYSYQSGRILIDGQPLEQLPEDELRRHVGLVLQDSFLFTGSVADNIRLFDPSIPFQKVEEAARFVQADGFINQLDEQYDSPVAERGATFSAGERQLVSFARTMARDPKVLILDEATSSIDTETEEKVQVALKRMRQGRTTIAIAHRLSTIQDADLILVLHQGEVVEQGNHQTLIEKNGLYKKMYELQSGHVSSVS from the coding sequence TTGAATCATGATATTAATGAAAAAGCGGTCTTACGACGATTGCTGGGATTCGTCAAACCGTTTAAAAAACAGGTGTTAGTCGCCTTTTTACTGTTGCTTGTGACGACCGGAGCAAAGCTCGGAGGTCCCTATCTCGTTAAAATCTTCATCGATGATTATGTCGCGGTCGGCAACTATCCGGTGCAGGAAGTGGCGTTATTGTTCGGCGTGTACTTACTGTTGCATACGACAGGGATCGTCGTCGATTATCTGCAGGCGTTTGAGTTCCAAAAAATCGCCTTGAAAGTCATTCAACGGCTTCGGATCGATGTGTTTCGCCACGTCATGCACTTACGGCTCGGTTATTTTGACCGGACACCGGCTGGCGTACTTGTTTCACGGATCACAAACGATACGGAAGCCATCAAAGAACTGTATATCGGTGTCTTGTCGACGTTCGTCCAAAGCGGGGTGCAACTGATTGGAACCTATCTGTTCCTTTACTTACTGGAACCGCGCCTCGCGACGATTGCGTTAGTCCTGTTACCGCTGTTTTATTTCATCATCTGGATTTACCGCCGTTATTCAACGAAATATTACGCTGAAGTCCGGGATTTGTTGTCGAAGATTAACGGACAGCTGAATGAATCGATCAACGGGATGGCAATCATTCAACAATTTCGCCAGGAAAAACGGTTGATGGCGGAATTTGAAGAGACGAACATCGCCCATCAGAACGGCCGTTACAAGAACTTGAAGCTCGACAGCTGGCTGCTTCGGCCAATCATCGAGTTGATGTTAGCGCTGACGATTGCGTCCTTGATTACGTACTTCGGTGTCCTGTCATTTTCACAAACGGTCCAGGTCGGGGTCGTATATGCCTTTATCAGTTACATGGAGCGGATTTTCCAACCGGTTCAGCAAATCATGCAACGTCTGTCTGAATTCCAACAGGCTGTCGTCTCGGCGGACCGTGTCTTTAAAGTACTCGATACGGATGAGCCGGAACCTGCGAAGACGATTGCGGGTGACGCTGATATTACAGAAGGACATATCGTCTTTGATAACGTCCGCTTCAGTTATGACGGAGAGAAGGAAGTTTTAAAAGGAATTTCGTTTGAAGCGAAGAAGGGTCAGACGATTGCCCTGGTCGGTCAGACGGGCAGCGGGAAGAGTTCGATCATCAATATCCTGATGCGTTTTTATTCCTATCAGTCGGGTCGAATCTTGATTGACGGGCAACCGCTCGAACAATTGCCGGAAGACGAACTGCGGCGCCATGTCGGACTGGTGTTACAGGATTCATTCCTGTTTACTGGAAGTGTCGCCGATAACATCCGGTTATTCGATCCCTCGATTCCATTCCAAAAAGTCGAGGAAGCAGCCCGTTTTGTCCAAGCAGATGGCTTCATCAATCAGTTGGACGAGCAATATGACAGTCCGGTCGCAGAGCGGGGAGCGACGTTTTCTGCCGGGGAACGCCAGTTGGTCTCGTTTGCCCGGACGATGGCGCGGGATCCGAAAGTCCTGATTCTCGACGAAGCGACAAGTTCAATCGATACGGAAACGGAAGAAAAAGTTCAAGTCGCCTTAAAACGCATGCGACAAGGGCGAACGACGATTGCGATTGCCCACCGGTTGTCGACAATCCAGGATGCGGATTTGATTTTAGTCCTGCACCAAGGGGAAGTCGTGGAACAAGGGAATCATCAGACGTTGATTGAAAAGAACGGATTGTATAAAAAAATGTATGAATTACAATCCGGACACGTTTCATCCGTTTCGTAA
- a CDS encoding SH3 domain-containing protein: MKKAVFAAGLAATALSVGFAQETEAASETVTVNTAVLNVRTAPTTASADVGNVYKGQKLNVEGRSGAWIQTNINGQKRYVHGAYTSAGSSFDFKKATVTTAVLNVRTQPTTNSKDVGNLYKGQSVNVESKVGAWIKTTIDGKTRYVHSDYTTLAGSTAKAPAVKAPAAPVAKAAPKAAAQPAVATKQTTAAKSGTKVTMNVTAYTTDPSNNGSRLYNGRALTASGYDVTNTITYNGMRIVAASAQYPIGTRMHISGIGEAIVLDRGGAIQGNKLDLLVGSQQEALNWGRQNVTVTVY, from the coding sequence ATGAAAAAAGCAGTTTTCGCTGCAGGTCTTGCAGCAACGGCTCTATCAGTAGGATTCGCCCAAGAGACAGAGGCTGCCTCAGAGACGGTAACAGTAAATACAGCGGTATTAAATGTACGGACAGCACCTACTACGGCATCAGCGGATGTAGGTAACGTATATAAAGGTCAAAAATTAAATGTCGAAGGACGTTCTGGTGCATGGATTCAAACAAACATCAATGGCCAAAAACGTTATGTACACGGTGCTTACACTTCAGCCGGTTCTTCATTCGACTTTAAAAAAGCTACAGTCACTACGGCAGTATTAAACGTTCGTACGCAACCTACTACAAACTCTAAAGACGTTGGCAACTTGTATAAAGGCCAGTCCGTTAACGTAGAAAGCAAAGTCGGTGCTTGGATCAAAACAACAATCGACGGAAAAACTCGTTACGTACACAGCGATTATACAACTTTAGCAGGTTCAACAGCAAAAGCTCCAGCTGTTAAAGCTCCAGCAGCACCTGTTGCTAAAGCAGCTCCAAAAGCAGCAGCTCAACCAGCTGTAGCAACAAAACAAACAACAGCAGCAAAATCAGGTACGAAAGTAACAATGAACGTTACAGCGTACACAACTGATCCATCAAATAACGGTAGCCGCCTTTACAACGGTCGCGCATTGACTGCCAGCGGTTATGATGTTACAAACACGATCACGTACAATGGTATGCGTATCGTTGCAGCATCAGCTCAATACCCAATTGGTACACGCATGCACATCTCTGGTATCGGTGAAGCCATCGTACTTGACCGTGGCGGCGCTATCCAAGGTAACAAACTTGACCTTCTCGTTGGTTCACAACAAGAAGCACTCAACTGGGGACGTCAAAACGTCACTGTTACTGTCTACTAA
- a CDS encoding aspartyl-phosphate phosphatase Spo0E family protein, translated as MTSQHLLTLAIEAKRSELYHQADRSSFTSPHVLKLSHELDLLLLEYSRFVQKYTYPSRTNESVLG; from the coding sequence ATGACAAGCCAACATCTATTGACTTTAGCAATCGAGGCAAAACGAAGTGAACTGTATCATCAAGCGGATCGGTCTAGTTTCACCTCCCCTCATGTGTTGAAACTGAGTCATGAACTGGATTTATTATTACTGGAATACTCCCGTTTCGTTCAGAAGTACACGTATCCTTCCCGTACGAACGAATCTGTTTTAGGATAA
- a CDS encoding cytochrome c biogenesis CcdA family protein → MELSLWLAFGAGLLSFVSPCTLPLYPVFLSYITGVSVTDLKEKGVREKRSLLHTVAFLVGFAMVFAVLGLSTSLLADVFITYRDTLRMVGALVIFVFGVVLLGLWQPTFLMREKKLNLGERKGGYIGTILVGIGFAAGWTPCTGPILAGVIGLAATNPSQGMLYMLFYVLGFSIPFLLMAFFVGRSRLFVQYSLKMTKFGGALMMLFGIVLYFDGLSAFAAWMSDIVGFTGF, encoded by the coding sequence ATGGAGCTCTCGCTTTGGTTAGCGTTTGGTGCAGGGTTATTGTCATTTGTCTCACCTTGTACGCTTCCGTTATATCCGGTGTTCCTCTCATACATTACCGGTGTTTCTGTAACGGACTTAAAAGAAAAAGGGGTCAGAGAAAAACGGTCACTGTTGCATACAGTAGCGTTTTTGGTTGGATTTGCAATGGTCTTTGCTGTTCTTGGCCTATCGACTTCCTTATTAGCGGATGTTTTCATTACCTACCGTGACACATTGCGGATGGTCGGCGCGCTCGTGATTTTCGTATTTGGTGTGGTATTGCTTGGATTGTGGCAACCGACATTCTTGATGCGTGAGAAAAAACTCAATTTAGGTGAACGAAAGGGCGGGTACATCGGTACGATCCTTGTCGGAATCGGTTTTGCTGCCGGATGGACACCATGTACGGGTCCGATTTTGGCAGGTGTCATCGGACTGGCAGCGACGAACCCGAGTCAAGGCATGTTGTATATGCTGTTTTATGTGCTCGGATTCTCGATTCCATTTTTATTGATGGCCTTTTTCGTCGGTCGTTCGAGATTATTCGTTCAATACAGTTTAAAGATGACAAAATTCGGTGGAGCATTGATGATGTTGTTCGGAATCGTCCTGTATTTTGACGGACTCAGCGCATTTGCTGCATGGATGAGTGATATCGTAGGATTCACTGGATTTTAA
- a CDS encoding CcdC family protein — MIWVSTGVALVMGLLISFIRVKASAKPTNAKKILIPPFAMSTGMLQFLYPASRLTWTEVAEALLIGMIFSIFLIKTSNFYEAEGQIYLQRSKAFFIVLFGILIVRTVAKFVIGGQIDIFETGGIFYLVAFGMIVPWRIAMYLKYKQVKSGIVPVKHLPQN, encoded by the coding sequence ATGATTTGGGTATCAACAGGGGTTGCGCTCGTCATGGGTTTACTGATCAGCTTCATTCGTGTCAAAGCTTCGGCTAAACCGACGAACGCTAAAAAAATCTTAATCCCGCCCTTCGCCATGTCGACCGGGATGCTGCAGTTTTTATATCCGGCATCACGTCTGACCTGGACGGAAGTGGCAGAAGCGTTATTGATCGGGATGATCTTCAGTATTTTTTTGATCAAGACGTCTAATTTTTACGAAGCCGAAGGACAAATTTATTTGCAACGGTCGAAAGCCTTTTTCATCGTCCTGTTCGGGATTCTGATTGTCCGGACCGTCGCGAAGTTTGTCATCGGCGGGCAAATTGATATTTTTGAGACGGGCGGAATTTTTTATCTCGTCGCCTTTGGGATGATTGTGCCTTGGCGGATTGCGATGTACCTGAAGTATAAGCAGGTTAAGTCGGGAATCGTTCCGGTCAAACATTTACCGCAAAACTAA
- a CDS encoding DUF2621 family protein: MAWFMNGILLWGFIMITLMAIGGFFMFRKFLKKLPKEDGKSMMDWEDEYIDQTRHLWTDETLDLLNALVMPVPAAFRDVARRKIAGRIGQFALEERASVMTSELVVKGYISATPKRDHKFLKKALREHAIDWRDYELYFQN; encoded by the coding sequence ATGGCATGGTTCATGAATGGAATTTTGCTCTGGGGCTTTATCATGATCACATTGATGGCGATTGGCGGTTTCTTCATGTTTCGGAAGTTCCTAAAGAAACTTCCGAAAGAAGACGGCAAATCGATGATGGACTGGGAAGATGAATACATCGATCAGACCCGCCATTTATGGACGGATGAAACACTTGATTTATTAAATGCACTGGTTATGCCTGTTCCGGCTGCTTTTCGGGATGTGGCACGCCGAAAGATCGCGGGACGGATCGGTCAGTTCGCACTGGAAGAACGCGCATCTGTAATGACGTCCGAACTGGTCGTCAAAGGCTATATTTCTGCGACACCGAAACGGGATCATAAATTCTTGAAAAAAGCCTTACGCGAACACGCCATCGATTGGCGGGATTACGAACTTTATTTCCAAAACTAA